The sequence CATCTAATGCAACTTCTTGATCTGGGACTGACTTGATAATTGTTTTAGGAGTAATATTATGATCTTTATTGTATTGTATTTGTTTTTCTCTACGACGTGTAGTTTCATCCATTGCATTTTTCATAGATTTGGTGGTATTATCAGCATACATGATGACAGTTCCATTTACATTTCTTGCAGCTCTACCACAGGTCTGAATTAAACTTGTAAAATTCCTCAAAAATCCTTCCTTGTCAGCATCCAAAATTGCAACTAGAGAAACTTCGGGAATATCCAGACCCTCACGTAAAAGATTAATCCCCACAAGTACATCAAACTCCCCTAATCGTAATTGCCTGATTATCTCAGTTCTCTGTAATCCTTCTATCTCTGAATGCATGTATCTCACCCTAACCTGTTTTTTTGATAGATATTCAGCCAAATCCTCAGCCATACGTTTAGTCAAAGTAGTGACTAAAACCCTCTCAGATTTAGCAGTCCTTTTGTTAATTTCTCGAATTAAATCATCCATCTGGTCTTTGCTAGGCCTAATCTCTACTTGAGGATCAAGTAACCCAGTAGGCCTCACTAGTTGCTCTGCAATGTGAGATGAAATTTTTTTCTCATAATCAGAAGGAGTAGCTGAAACAAAAATGGTATTTTGTATGTATTCTTCAAATTCTTCAAATTTTAGTGGTCGATTATCAAATGCACTAGGTAATCTAAACCCATATGTGATCAATTCATTTTTCCTAGAATGATCACCCTTGAACATCCCATGAAGTTGAGGTAACGTGACATGAGATTCATCAATTACCAAAAGATAATCATCGCCGAAAAAATCCATTAAACAAAATGCTTTTTCTCCAGCTTTTCGTCCATCAAAATGTCTAGAGTAATTTTCAATTCCAGAGCAATACCCTAACTCTTCAATCATCTCTAAATCATATTTTGTTCTCATCTCAAGTCTTTGTTTCTCTAATTCGTTTAATTCAGGTAATCGTTGTTTTAATTCAGTTCTAATAGATTTGACAGCCTTTTTACGAACATCTTTTGCAATAAGATAATGTTTTGCAGGATAAATTTTCATTTGGTTAACTTTCTTTTTTTCTTTCAAGGAAACATGATCTAATAAAGCAATTTTTTCTATTTCATCCCCAAACATAGAGATTCTAACTAAATCTTCAGAGTATGCAGGAGTTACATCTATTGTATCACCTTTAACTCTAAAATTTCCAGGAGCTACTTCAGTATCATTTCTTTCATATCTTGCATCTACAAATCTTCGAATTATCTCATTTCTTTTAATCTCATCACCAATGTTTAATGTAATAGCCAAGTCTCCCCAATCTTTAGGATTACCAAGAGAGTAGATACAAGATACTGTAGATACAATAATTGTAGGTTCGCCAGATAACAACATTGCAGTTGCCTCCAATCTCATCTTTTCAATTTTTTCATTAATTTGAGTATCTTTTTCTATGTAGGTATCAGTTTGTGGAAGATAGCTTTCAGGTTGATAATAGTCATAATAAGATACAAAATAACCAACATTATTTTTTGGAAAAAATTGTTTTAGTTCAGAGTATAGTTGAGCAGCAAGAGTTTTGTTATGAGAAATGACTAAGGTATTCTTTCCAGTTCTTGCAATTACATTTGCTACAGAAAAGGTTTTTCCACTACCTGTAACTCCAAGTAATGTTTGAACAGTTCCTTTCTCTACTCCTTTGACTAATGCATCAATAGCTTGAGGTTGATCCCCTGTAGGAGAGTAATCAGAGGCCAATTCAAACTTAGATATCTGTTCCAACGCATACAATCCTCAAAAACTGAACTTATAGCTAACGTTTGTAGATTAGTAATGCCAAGTCAACAAATTACTAAATTTGGGAAATTCTACATCATTATAAATTCAAGTGAAATTCAATTAGGAATGTGCAAGTAATGAACAATGATCCTAAAAAAGAACTCAAAGAAACAGAGCAAGAAGTTAGAATTGAATTAAAACTCAAAGGAACTGCAATTCCTGAAGAAGATACGAATAAAGAATTCAAAGAAACACAGCAAGAAGTCATGATGGATTTGAAGATCAAAACCGATGACTTTCTTCGAAAATTCAGAGAACAGAAAGGCAAAAAGGTTTTTGGAATTTAAAAGGAATTAATTTTAAAATACCCAAATTACCAACTAGGCTCATCAATCATTTTCAAACCAGTATCAGTTATCTCAAATCCCATAATCTTCAAAGTTTCATGTGCAGAAGGGGAATTTTTCTTTAGAATTTTTTCTGCCAAATCTAATCTATCATCAGGTCGCATATGCTGACCGATTTTGTATTTGCCATGTATGGACTGGGGAGATACTTTGATAACACTAACAGCATCTAAAACCCGCATATCAGATTTAATTGGATCGTAAAATCCTTCAGGCTGATATTTTTCCATTAAACCATTTAGTGCACGAGTTTTTTCTTCTCTATCAGATACAAAAGAAGCAATCCCCTTGATTACAACACTGATGTATAATGTATCAGCTAAAGATGCATTATGTGGATCTTCAAAATAGGATGGTAAAAATTCAAGTTCCCTATCAGACTCAAATCCAACTTTGTTGTTTCTTGCAATATTATCAAGTTTTTCACCCTTTACATGAGAATGCATGTAAACTGCATCATTAAGAAATACAAAATTCATAGGAATAATTTGCGGGAATCCATTTACATCAATACTTGCTACACGTCCAACATGTTCTTCATTTAAGAAATCTTTTACTTTTTCATATGATTTTATTTGGAGAAT comes from Nitrosopumilus oxyclinae and encodes:
- the uvrB gene encoding excinuclease ABC subunit UvrB — encoded protein: MEQISKFELASDYSPTGDQPQAIDALVKGVEKGTVQTLLGVTGSGKTFSVANVIARTGKNTLVISHNKTLAAQLYSELKQFFPKNNVGYFVSYYDYYQPESYLPQTDTYIEKDTQINEKIEKMRLEATAMLLSGEPTIIVSTVSCIYSLGNPKDWGDLAITLNIGDEIKRNEIIRRFVDARYERNDTEVAPGNFRVKGDTIDVTPAYSEDLVRISMFGDEIEKIALLDHVSLKEKKKVNQMKIYPAKHYLIAKDVRKKAVKSIRTELKQRLPELNELEKQRLEMRTKYDLEMIEELGYCSGIENYSRHFDGRKAGEKAFCLMDFFGDDYLLVIDESHVTLPQLHGMFKGDHSRKNELITYGFRLPSAFDNRPLKFEEFEEYIQNTIFVSATPSDYEKKISSHIAEQLVRPTGLLDPQVEIRPSKDQMDDLIREINKRTAKSERVLVTTLTKRMAEDLAEYLSKKQVRVRYMHSEIEGLQRTEIIRQLRLGEFDVLVGINLLREGLDIPEVSLVAILDADKEGFLRNFTSLIQTCGRAARNVNGTVIMYADNTTKSMKNAMDETTRRREKQIQYNKDHNITPKTIIKSVPDQEVALDDSKLKSTHDLTTEVIDLDAQMKKYSEELDFERAIECRDRIKRLEKEIEFKNGRK
- a CDS encoding pyridoxamine 5'-phosphate oxidase family protein, whose protein sequence is MQLTGILQIKSYEKVKDFLNEEHVGRVASIDVNGFPQIIPMNFVFLNDAVYMHSHVKGEKLDNIARNNKVGFESDRELEFLPSYFEDPHNASLADTLYISVVIKGIASFVSDREEKTRALNGLMEKYQPEGFYDPIKSDMRVLDAVSVIKVSPQSIHGKYKIGQHMRPDDRLDLAEKILKKNSPSAHETLKIMGFEITDTGLKMIDEPSW